The Deltaproteobacteria bacterium GWC2_65_14 nucleotide sequence GTTTTCGCGTTTTTAAGCGCGGCGGCGGAGGTGCACCCTGCGGCCAGAAACACCGGCAGGAGCAGAACGAGTAGAGCCTTGCATATCCGGTTCATAGGCCTCCCTCCTGTGGGAAGTGATATGGATTGCGTCCATTCGGTGAGACGGCAGTTGCGGGTATAACTGTACGGTACCACAGCGGATCCCCGGGGGTACAGGGGTTTATGCAGTTCTCTGATCGATAGATGCAGGAAAATCGCATTCCGTTCCGCAATCCGGGGCGCCCGGCGGTCGATTCCCGAAATCCCCCTGTTTTTCCTTGACATCCCCAGGGCCGTTGTATACTGTATGCCGGGCTCGGGGGAGGAACTTTTCCCCATCCGTTCCGATCATCCCGAACGATATGCCCACGGAGGGGACTTTGCTCCTGTTCAGGAACCTGGTTCCGCCCAAGGACGACAGGAACAGGATGTTCGGGCACATGGGGCGGAACGCGGAGGAGGGCCGAAGGGATCGGGGGGGTAGAAGGAAGAGCTCCGGGTTCGCCCCCGGGTAGGCGCAGGCGATCCGGGGGAGGCGACCCCCTCCGGAGCGCGCTCTTGGAGGAACCGGATGGGCCGAAAGAAGGTCACGGTGATCGGGGCCGGGAACGTCGGGGCGACCACCGCCCAGCGGCTGGCGGAGAGGGGCTTCTGCGACGTCGTGCTGGTCGACATCGTGGAGGGGATGCCGCAGGGAAAGGCGCTGGACATCCAGCAGTCGGGGCCGGTGAGCGGGTTCGCCTCGAGGGTGATCGGCACGAACGGCTACGAGGACACCGCCGGGTCCGACATCATCGTGATCACTTCCGGGCTTCCCCGCAGGCCGGGGATGAGCCGGGACGACCTGCTGAAGGTGAACGCGGGGATCGTCAAGGATGTCACCCTGAAGGCGGCCGGGAAATCCCCCGAGGCGATGATCCTCGTCGTCTCGAACCCTCTCGACGCCATGACCTACGTGGCCCACAAACAGAGCGGATTTCCGGCGAACCGGGTGATGGGTATGGCCGGGATCCTCGACTCGGCCCGCTTCCGGGCGTTCATCGCCATGGAGCTCGACGTCTCGGTGACCGACATCACCGCCTTCGTCCTCGGGGGGCACGGGGACACGATGGTCCCTTCCACCCGGTACACCACGGTGGCCGGGATTCCGGTGGAGGACCTGATCCCGAAGCCGAAGCTCGAGGCGATCGTCGAGCGGACGCGGAAGGGGGGCGGGGAGATCGTGGCGCTGCTGAAGACCGGCTCCGCCTACTACGCCCCCTCGGCGGCCGCGGCCCAGATGTGCGAGTCGATCCTCCTGGACAAGAAGATGATCCTCCCCTGCGCGGTCCTCTCGACCGGGAAGTACGAGGGGTGCGACGGGCTCTTCGTCGGGCTGCCGGCGAAGCTCGGGTCGGGCGGCGTCGAGGAGGTCGTGAAGTTCCATCTTTCCGCGGAGGAGACGGCAGCGCTGAAGAGGTCCGCCGACGAGGTGAGGACCCTGTGCGAGGCGGTGGACCGGCTCGGCTTCTGAAGGAGGACTTTCCGTCCCGTGACGTTCGGGATATAATTTCGCGTTGCGACCGAATCGGGGGGTTTTTAGGGAAAGACGATGCCGGGGTGCTGGCCCGGGGATGGGCAGCCTCCGCTTTTTTGTTTTCCGGGGCCGGTGGATGGCCCCGCACGCATCCTATTCCAACCGGGAGGAGCCAAGAGGCATGAACATCCACGAATACCAGGCCAAGTCCGTTCTGGCCAAGTACGGGGTGGCCGTTCCCAGGGCCAAGGTGGCCGACACCCCCTCCGAGGCCGAGGCGATTGCCAAGGAGTTCGGGACGGCGGTCGTCGTGAAGGCGCAGATCCACGCGGGGGGGCGGGGGAAGGGCGGCGGGGTGAAGCTGGCGAAGACTCCGGACGAGGCGCGGGAGGTTGCCAGGCAGATCATCGGGATGACCCTGGTGACCCATCAGACCGGGCCCCAGGGGAAGAAGGTCAAGCGGGTCCTCGTCGAGCAGGCTGGGCGGATCCGGAAGGAGCTCTACCTCGGGATGGTCGTCGACCGGGCGGTCAACCGGGTGGTGATGATGGCCTCCACCGAGGGGGGGATGGAGATCGAGACGGTCGCCGCGAAGACGCCCGAGAAGATCCTCAAGGAGCATGTCGACCCGGCGGTCGGCCTTCTCCCCTACCAGGCGCGAAAGCTGGCCTTCGGGCTGGGGATCCCGCCGGAGCTGACCGGGAAGGCGGTCCGGTTCATGACCGCCCTCTACAACGCCTTCGTGGACACCGACTGCTCCCTGGCGGAGATCAACCCGCTGGTGCTGACCGAGGAGGGCGACGTGATCGCCCTCGACGCGAAGATGAACTTCGACGGCAACGGCCTCTTCCGCCACAAGGAGATCCAGGCGATGCGGGACTTCGACGAGGAGGACCCGACCGAGACCGAGGCCTCCAAGTTCGACCTCACCTACATCAGCCTGGACGGAAACATCGGCTGCATGGTGAACGGAGCCGGGCTGGCCATGGCGACGATGGACATGATCAAGATGGTGGGCGGCTCTCCGGCGAACTTCCTCGACGTGGGAGGCGGTGCGAACGCCGAGCAGGTGACCAACGCCTTCCGCCTCATCCTGTCCGACCCGAAGGTGAAGGCGATCCTGGTGAACATCTTCGGAGGGATCATGCGGTGCGACGTGATCGCGGAGGGGGTGGTCGCCGCGGCGAAGACGCTCGGTCTCCAGGTTCCCCTGGTGGTGCGGCTGGAGGGGACGAACGTGGGAAAGGGGAAGGAGATCCTCGCCGCGTCGAAGCTGAACATCATCTCGGCCGGCGACATGAAGGACGCGGCGCAGAAAGTCGTGGCCGCCGCCGGCCAGGCGAAGTAGGGGGGGGCGACATGAGCATCTGGGTCGACAAGAACACGAAGCTTCTCGTCCAGGGGATCACCGGCTCGGTGGGGGCCTTCCACACCAAGCAGATGCTG carries:
- a CDS encoding malate dehydrogenase codes for the protein MGRKKVTVIGAGNVGATTAQRLAERGFCDVVLVDIVEGMPQGKALDIQQSGPVSGFASRVIGTNGYEDTAGSDIIVITSGLPRRPGMSRDDLLKVNAGIVKDVTLKAAGKSPEAMILVVSNPLDAMTYVAHKQSGFPANRVMGMAGILDSARFRAFIAMELDVSVTDITAFVLGGHGDTMVPSTRYTTVAGIPVEDLIPKPKLEAIVERTRKGGGEIVALLKTGSAYYAPSAAAAQMCESILLDKKMILPCAVLSTGKYEGCDGLFVGLPAKLGSGGVEEVVKFHLSAEETAALKRSADEVRTLCEAVDRLGF
- a CDS encoding succinate--CoA ligase subunit beta — its product is MNIHEYQAKSVLAKYGVAVPRAKVADTPSEAEAIAKEFGTAVVVKAQIHAGGRGKGGGVKLAKTPDEAREVARQIIGMTLVTHQTGPQGKKVKRVLVEQAGRIRKELYLGMVVDRAVNRVVMMASTEGGMEIETVAAKTPEKILKEHVDPAVGLLPYQARKLAFGLGIPPELTGKAVRFMTALYNAFVDTDCSLAEINPLVLTEEGDVIALDAKMNFDGNGLFRHKEIQAMRDFDEEDPTETEASKFDLTYISLDGNIGCMVNGAGLAMATMDMIKMVGGSPANFLDVGGGANAEQVTNAFRLILSDPKVKAILVNIFGGIMRCDVIAEGVVAAAKTLGLQVPLVVRLEGTNVGKGKEILAASKLNIISAGDMKDAAQKVVAAAGQAK